The following coding sequences are from one Megamonas funiformis window:
- the plsX gene encoding phosphate acyltransferase PlsX, with translation MKIAVDAMGGDFAPKEIVAGAILAAKRYDCEIVLVGDQTQIQKELDKNYPEWRKSTISIHHASDVVGMGEHPGVAVRRKKDSSIVVATRLVKEGKCDAVLSAGNTGAAAASALFILGRIKGIDRPSIATPIPTGKGSVTLLLDSGANVDCKPKHLCQSALMGSIYAKCMLGLENPAVGLLNIGEEATKGNEQAQATYPMLKSMKTINFKGNAEGRDVPTGQFDVVVCDGFVGNVVLKFAEGLAKTLVSLAKEAINKGGILAKLGALMLMPALKKLGKDIDVSEYGGAPLLGVNGCCIISHGSSNAKAICSAIRQASEFVQKDVITQIRDNIDKEEIWSHDTEVK, from the coding sequence ATGAAAATTGCAGTAGATGCTATGGGCGGAGATTTTGCACCTAAAGAGATTGTAGCAGGTGCAATACTTGCAGCTAAACGCTATGATTGTGAAATTGTACTAGTCGGTGATCAAACTCAAATTCAAAAAGAGTTAGATAAAAATTATCCAGAATGGAGAAAAAGTACCATCTCCATTCATCATGCTAGTGATGTAGTGGGCATGGGTGAACACCCTGGAGTAGCAGTGCGTAGAAAAAAAGATTCTTCTATCGTTGTAGCTACTCGTTTAGTAAAAGAAGGCAAATGTGATGCTGTATTATCTGCAGGCAATACAGGTGCAGCAGCAGCATCAGCGTTATTTATTTTAGGCAGAATAAAGGGAATTGATAGACCTTCAATTGCTACACCTATACCTACAGGAAAAGGTAGCGTTACTTTATTGTTAGATTCAGGTGCAAATGTAGATTGTAAACCAAAACATCTTTGCCAAAGTGCATTGATGGGGTCAATCTATGCCAAGTGTATGCTAGGATTAGAAAATCCAGCTGTAGGTTTATTAAATATTGGTGAAGAAGCAACTAAAGGCAATGAACAGGCTCAAGCGACATATCCTATGTTAAAAAGCATGAAAACTATTAATTTCAAAGGAAATGCTGAAGGTCGAGATGTACCAACAGGCCAATTTGACGTGGTAGTTTGCGATGGATTTGTAGGAAATGTTGTTTTAAAATTTGCTGAAGGTTTAGCAAAAACTTTAGTTAGTTTAGCTAAAGAAGCCATAAATAAGGGTGGTATATTAGCTAAATTAGGAGCATTAATGTTAATGCCTGCCTTAAAAAAATTAGGAAAAGATATAGATGTTTCTGAATATGGTGGAGCTCCTTTACTAGGAGTAAATGGTTGTTGTATAATATCTCATGGTAGTTCTAATGCAAAAGCTATTTGTAGCGCTATTAGACAGGCCAGTGAATTTGTACAAAAAGATGTAATAACTCAAATTCGAGACAATATAGACAAGGAGGAGATTTGGAGCCATGACACTGAAGTTAAATAG
- a CDS encoding beta-ketoacyl-ACP synthase III produces MTLKLNSAGIIGIGYHVPEKILTNADIEKLVDTNDEWITERTGIKERRISAKDEPTSELAYKAAIKALEDAKVSAEELDMIIVATISADCNTPSTACILQEKLGAKNAAAFDLSAACSGFVYGSAIATQFIETGVYKKVLVVGAETLSKFVNWHDRNTCIIFADGAGAAVFGEVEQGYGMLSFDLGADGSGATTIEIPGGGSKHPADQESIDNHMHCLHMNGKETFRFAVKAMGSTVMKSLERAGLQKEDIDYLIPHQANIRIIESAAKRLHLPMDKVFVNIEKYGNASAASIPIAMAEAYQSGKLKKGEIIALSGFGAGLTWASCIMKWAKED; encoded by the coding sequence ATGACACTGAAGTTAAATAGTGCAGGCATTATTGGAATAGGATACCATGTTCCAGAAAAAATCCTCACTAATGCAGATATTGAAAAATTAGTAGATACTAATGACGAATGGATAACAGAACGTACAGGTATCAAAGAAAGACGTATTTCTGCAAAAGATGAGCCAACATCAGAATTAGCGTATAAAGCTGCTATTAAAGCTTTAGAAGATGCGAAAGTATCTGCTGAAGAATTAGATATGATAATAGTAGCGACAATCTCTGCCGATTGTAATACCCCATCAACAGCATGTATTTTGCAAGAAAAATTGGGAGCTAAAAATGCAGCAGCTTTTGATTTATCTGCGGCATGTTCTGGTTTTGTTTATGGGTCTGCAATTGCAACACAGTTTATTGAAACTGGTGTTTATAAAAAAGTATTAGTTGTAGGTGCTGAAACATTATCTAAATTTGTAAATTGGCACGACAGAAATACTTGTATCATCTTTGCTGATGGAGCAGGTGCTGCTGTATTTGGTGAAGTTGAACAAGGTTATGGTATGTTATCTTTTGATTTGGGTGCTGATGGAAGTGGCGCTACCACTATTGAAATTCCAGGTGGGGGAAGTAAACATCCAGCAGACCAAGAATCTATAGATAATCATATGCATTGCTTGCATATGAATGGAAAAGAAACATTCCGCTTTGCTGTAAAAGCTATGGGCTCTACAGTAATGAAATCTTTAGAACGTGCTGGATTGCAAAAAGAAGATATTGATTATTTAATTCCGCATCAGGCAAATATTCGTATTATTGAATCTGCAGCAAAACGTTTGCATTTACCAATGGATAAAGTATTTGTAAATATAGAAAAATATGGTAATGCATCAGCGGCATCTATTCCAATTGCAATGGCTGAAGCTTATCAATCTGGAAAATTGAAAAAAGGCGAAATCATAGCTCTTTCTGGTTTTGGTGCAGGTCTTACATGGGCATCTTGCATTATGAAATGGGCTAAGGAGGACTAA
- a CDS encoding YceD family protein: MMKINVSEIAEQIGHEKAFSFDAKPEDIGPLLDDCKLEGPIMVKGTATNTGTCFRLEGKIFCTISEICDRCLEYFQTKSEYSFAEEYTRDEEFAKIKEINHFDGDIINIGDLVRDIIISAQPTKHLCSKDCKGLCSVCGANLNKTECGCNRESIDPRLAALQDLLKK; this comes from the coding sequence ATGATGAAAATAAATGTATCGGAAATAGCTGAACAAATTGGTCATGAAAAGGCTTTTAGTTTTGATGCAAAACCCGAAGACATTGGGCCACTTTTAGATGATTGTAAGTTAGAAGGTCCCATCATGGTCAAAGGAACCGCAACTAATACTGGTACTTGTTTTCGCTTAGAGGGAAAGATTTTTTGCACTATTTCAGAGATTTGTGATAGATGTTTAGAATATTTCCAGACAAAAAGTGAATATTCTTTTGCGGAAGAATATACAAGAGATGAAGAATTTGCAAAAATTAAAGAGATAAATCATTTTGACGGCGATATTATTAATATCGGCGATTTAGTGCGTGATATTATAATTTCTGCTCAGCCGACAAAACATTTATGTTCCAAAGATTGCAAAGGATTATGTAGTGTATGCGGTGCTAATTTGAATAAAACCGAATGCGGTTGCAATAGGGAAAGTATTGACCCAAGACTTGCAGCTTTGCAGGATTTATTGAAAAAATAG
- the rpmF gene encoding 50S ribosomal protein L32, translating into MAVPKRKMSKARRDRRRANWKLEAPGYVACPQCHEPKMPHHVCTECGYYDGKEVIASAE; encoded by the coding sequence ATGGCAGTACCTAAGCGTAAAATGTCAAAAGCTCGTCGTGACAGACGTCGTGCTAACTGGAAATTAGAAGCTCCTGGTTATGTTGCATGCCCTCAGTGTCATGAACCAAAAATGCCTCATCATGTTTGCACTGAATGTGGTTATTATGATGGTAAAGAAGTTATCGCTTCTGCAGAATAA
- the fabK gene encoding enoyl-[acyl-carrier-protein] reductase FabK, with the protein MFENNPICKLLNIKYPIFQGGMAWLGTAELAAAVSNAGGLGIIGAGHMPPDLLRAEIQKVKQWTDKPFGVNIMLMSPFVKEVIQVVLDERVPVVTTGAGNPGEYIPAFKEIGTKVIPVVASVALAKRLARTGVDALIAEGTESGGHVGEITTMTLVPQVVDAVDIPVIAAGGIADARGMMAAFALGAQGVQMGSRFVVSSECIAHENYKKLVLRAKDRSTVVTGRSTGHPVRVIANKLTRKFDELEKANAPVEEIEKLGAGGLNLAARKGDVEMGSVMIGQIAGMLNEIKPVQEIIDDIVNNLAKVMENTQNICK; encoded by the coding sequence ATGTTCGAAAATAATCCTATCTGTAAATTATTAAATATTAAATATCCAATTTTTCAAGGTGGTATGGCTTGGCTTGGTACAGCTGAATTAGCAGCTGCAGTGTCTAATGCTGGTGGTCTTGGAATAATTGGTGCTGGACATATGCCTCCTGATCTTTTAAGAGCTGAAATTCAAAAAGTAAAACAATGGACAGACAAACCATTTGGTGTAAATATCATGCTTATGTCTCCATTTGTTAAAGAAGTTATTCAAGTAGTGCTTGATGAACGTGTACCAGTTGTAACAACAGGGGCAGGAAATCCTGGTGAATATATACCTGCATTTAAAGAAATTGGTACTAAAGTAATACCAGTTGTTGCATCTGTCGCACTTGCAAAACGTTTAGCTCGCACTGGTGTTGATGCACTTATTGCCGAAGGAACAGAAAGTGGCGGACATGTAGGAGAAATCACTACAATGACACTTGTACCTCAAGTTGTAGATGCAGTAGATATCCCAGTTATTGCAGCTGGTGGTATAGCTGACGCTCGTGGCATGATGGCAGCATTTGCTCTTGGTGCTCAGGGCGTACAAATGGGTTCAAGATTTGTAGTTTCTAGTGAATGTATCGCTCACGAAAATTATAAAAAATTAGTTTTACGTGCAAAAGACCGTTCTACTGTTGTAACAGGTCGTTCTACAGGGCACCCTGTACGCGTTATAGCTAATAAATTAACTCGTAAATTTGATGAATTAGAAAAAGCAAATGCACCAGTTGAAGAAATTGAAAAATTAGGTGCAGGTGGATTAAATCTTGCAGCAAGAAAAGGCGATGTAGAAATGGGTTCTGTAATGATTGGACAGATTGCAGGTATGTTAAACGAAATAAAACCTGTTCAAGAA
- a CDS encoding nucleotidyltransferase encodes MSITGIISEYNPFHNGHKYLIQKHKENFPDSYFIAVMSGNFTQRGEIALVDKWQRAKLAVANGIDLVIELPFVFAVRSAQYFAKGGIDLLHKLHCVDTICFGSEYTNEKELTFIAQTSQSEKFQQMLKNKLADGQSYAAVTSEVLSNLTNISEDILKAPNTILGIEYLKANLNLEKPLTVNIIQRMKAEHNNLNYQENFASGTAIRHSLYTNNSNFSKLKQVVPDETYFLLQEIHQTQDLPHLDYLFTNLISKLRLAKLDELTKIYGIREGLEYKLLKTANEAINLQDFFQKLKSKRYPLTNLQRLTLYLLLNITKDLIQRFDDTGALYARVLAFNDKGTELLKQMKKNASIPIITKTTSYLDSKKRCQQKLTTFEEMLAIDTYATELYNLCFNPFKPYGKDFTTSPYYFKTNNEN; translated from the coding sequence ATGTCAATAACTGGAATTATTAGTGAATATAATCCATTTCATAATGGTCATAAATATCTCATTCAAAAACATAAAGAAAATTTTCCTGACAGCTATTTCATCGCTGTTATGAGTGGTAATTTCACGCAACGTGGAGAAATTGCCTTAGTTGATAAATGGCAAAGAGCTAAACTTGCTGTAGCTAATGGCATTGATTTAGTCATTGAGCTTCCTTTTGTATTTGCTGTTCGTAGCGCCCAATATTTTGCCAAAGGTGGCATTGATTTACTGCATAAATTACACTGTGTAGATACTATTTGTTTTGGTAGCGAATACACTAATGAAAAAGAGTTAACATTTATTGCCCAAACTTCTCAAAGTGAAAAATTTCAACAAATGTTAAAAAATAAACTTGCTGATGGTCAATCATATGCTGCTGTAACTAGTGAAGTTTTAAGTAATCTCACCAATATTTCTGAAGATATTTTAAAAGCTCCTAATACTATTTTAGGCATTGAATATTTAAAAGCTAATTTAAATTTAGAAAAGCCTTTAACCGTAAATATAATTCAACGCATGAAAGCAGAACATAATAACTTGAATTATCAAGAAAATTTTGCTAGTGGTACAGCCATTCGCCATTCTTTATATACAAATAATAGCAATTTTTCCAAGCTTAAACAAGTTGTACCAGATGAAACTTATTTTCTTTTGCAAGAAATTCACCAAACACAAGATTTACCTCATTTAGATTATCTGTTTACCAATTTAATCAGTAAATTACGACTAGCTAAACTTGATGAATTAACAAAAATTTATGGTATTCGCGAAGGATTAGAATATAAATTGTTAAAAACTGCCAATGAAGCTATCAATTTACAAGATTTCTTTCAAAAATTAAAATCGAAAAGATATCCTTTGACAAATTTACAACGTTTAACATTATATTTACTACTAAATATAACTAAAGACCTTATACAAAGATTTGATGATACAGGCGCTTTATATGCCCGTGTTTTAGCTTTTAATGATAAGGGTACAGAATTACTTAAACAAATGAAAAAAAATGCTTCTATTCCTATTATAACTAAAACAACATCATATTTAGACAGCAAAAAACGTTGCCAACAAAAATTGACAACGTTTGAAGAAATGTTAGCTATAGATACTTACGCTACTGAATTATATAATTTATGCTTTAATCCGTTTAAACCATATGGAAAAGATTTCACTACATCTCCATATTATTTTAAAACGAATAATGAAAATTAA
- the yfcE gene encoding phosphodiesterase has translation MKIGIISDTHGCHERFSLAFDKYFKDADMIIHAGDVLYHGPRNPMLSDYNPAKLAEKLNACSMPVVICRGNCDSEVDTLVLDMPIQAPYTYVVAEGLKIVTTHGHYVETDEAKDKMAKALKADIFISGHVHINVLEKRGNTVFLNPGSPSLSKREDNRATVAVLEDKTIKIIDIDTDEVIMTLTL, from the coding sequence TTAGCGATACACATGGTTGTCATGAAAGATTTTCACTTGCTTTTGATAAATATTTTAAAGATGCAGATATGATTATTCATGCAGGAGATGTTTTATATCATGGACCAAGAAATCCTATGCTTTCCGATTATAATCCTGCCAAACTTGCAGAAAAATTAAATGCTTGTAGTATGCCTGTGGTTATCTGCCGTGGTAATTGTGATAGTGAAGTTGATACTTTAGTATTAGATATGCCAATTCAAGCACCATATACTTATGTAGTAGCAGAAGGCTTAAAGATAGTTACTACTCATGGTCATTATGTAGAAACAGATGAAGCAAAAGATAAAATGGCTAAAGCTTTAAAAGCAGATATTTTCATTTCTGGTCATGTGCATATTAATGTTTTAGAAAAAAGAGGAAATACAGTATTTTTAAATCCGGGTTCTCCATCACTTAGTAAACGTGAAGATAATAGAGCAACTGTAGCTGTATTAGAGGATAAAACTATTAAAATTATCGATATAGATACAGATGAAGTGATAATGACTTTGACATTATGA
- the fapR gene encoding transcription factor FapR, with protein sequence MTREKKRIRQSLLIDYVKSKPFFTDEELAKLLNVSIQTIRLDRLELGIPELRERVKQLAEATQKKVKSISSSEVSGELLELELGKSGISLMNITEDMVFEKTKIAKGAYMFAQANSLALALIDAPMAVTGVANIKYKAPVRVGDKLIAKAELKHKRGNKFFVWVKIKNVTEEVFRAKFILVSLEDNGGSEV encoded by the coding sequence ATGACACGTGAAAAAAAGCGAATAAGACAAAGTCTATTAATAGATTATGTGAAATCCAAACCCTTCTTTACGGATGAGGAATTGGCAAAACTTTTGAATGTTAGTATACAGACTATTAGGTTAGACCGTTTAGAGCTAGGTATACCAGAGCTTAGAGAGCGAGTAAAACAATTAGCTGAAGCTACGCAGAAAAAAGTTAAATCTATTAGTAGTAGTGAAGTTTCTGGGGAACTATTAGAATTAGAATTGGGAAAATCAGGCATTTCGCTAATGAATATCACTGAAGATATGGTTTTTGAAAAAACTAAAATAGCAAAAGGTGCATATATGTTTGCACAGGCAAATTCATTAGCATTAGCATTGATTGATGCTCCCATGGCGGTAACAGGTGTTGCTAATATAAAATATAAAGCTCCAGTTCGTGTTGGCGATAAATTAATCGCTAAAGCAGAGTTAAAACACAAACGAGGAAATAAATTCTTTGTTTGGGTGAAAATTAAAAATGTTACAGAAGAAGTTTTTAGAGCAAAATTTATTCTTGTTTCATTAGAAGATAATGGAGGATCCGAGGTATGA
- the rodA gene encoding rod shape-determining protein RodA — protein sequence MFNIREHRTLRRLDLPLTLAVIGILIVGLITIASATHVNTPSDDRYWYLQRQGMFAVGGLIWAFMITNFFDYRALKNWGNKIYIFNLIMLLAVMFFGHAALGAQRWIQIGPISIQPSEFSKVIMIIALATLLESRIGHLSKWREVIPVALFVLVPFLLVAKQPDLGTGLVFLAIFLGMIFVAGISLKILGIVFGAFLAMLPIIWQFLHDYQKMRIMVFIDPNVDPLGSGYHIIQSKIAIGSGMLFGKGLFGGTQSQLNFLPENHTDFIFAVVGEEFGFIGAAFLLCLYLIVLWRGVKIARECKDAFGMLLASGITSMLAFHLLVNVGMTMGVMPVTGIPLPLMSYGVSSLLTNVTCLGLLMNIHMKQQSLHF from the coding sequence ATGTTCAATATTAGAGAGCATCGAACACTGCGTCGGTTAGATTTGCCTTTGACTTTAGCAGTCATTGGAATTTTAATAGTAGGTCTTATTACAATAGCTAGTGCAACTCATGTAAATACACCTAGCGATGATAGATATTGGTATTTACAAAGACAGGGCATGTTTGCAGTTGGTGGATTGATTTGGGCTTTTATGATAACGAATTTTTTCGATTATCGAGCTTTGAAAAACTGGGGTAATAAGATATATATTTTCAATTTAATCATGTTACTTGCTGTTATGTTTTTCGGTCATGCAGCATTAGGGGCACAGCGTTGGATACAGATAGGGCCTATCAGTATACAGCCATCAGAGTTTTCTAAAGTAATTATGATTATCGCTTTGGCGACATTATTAGAAAGTCGAATTGGACATCTAAGCAAATGGAGAGAAGTAATACCAGTTGCTTTATTTGTTTTAGTGCCGTTCTTATTGGTAGCAAAACAGCCGGATTTGGGTACAGGTTTAGTATTTTTAGCTATTTTCTTGGGTATGATTTTCGTCGCAGGTATTAGTTTAAAAATATTAGGAATTGTATTTGGTGCATTTTTGGCGATGTTGCCGATAATATGGCAATTTTTACATGATTATCAAAAAATGCGTATCATGGTATTTATTGACCCAAATGTTGACCCATTAGGCTCAGGATATCATATCATACAATCAAAAATAGCCATTGGTTCAGGAATGCTTTTTGGTAAAGGTCTTTTTGGTGGTACACAAAGTCAATTAAACTTCTTACCAGAAAATCATACGGACTTTATTTTCGCCGTTGTTGGTGAAGAATTTGGTTTTATTGGTGCAGCATTTTTATTATGTCTGTATTTAATCGTATTGTGGCGTGGTGTTAAAATAGCGCGAGAATGTAAAGACGCTTTTGGTATGTTATTAGCTTCAGGCATTACCTCTATGTTAGCTTTCCATTTATTAGTAAATGTAGGTATGACAATGGGGGTTATGCCAGTAACAGGTATACCACTTCCTCTTATGAGTTATGGTGTAAGTTCATTGTTGACGAATGTAACATGTTTAGGCTTATTGATGAATATTCATATGAAGCAACAAAGTTTACACTTTTAA